One genomic region from Yersinia canariae encodes:
- a CDS encoding LysR family transcriptional regulator, giving the protein MDKFDTLLLFTRIVELESFSLAADQLGVPRATASNAIKALEKSLECRLLERTTRHVRTSLDGKAFYERCVHILSELDDAESSLRHTLVRPRGILRVELQGAHATRIVLPRIDEFHHHYPDIELVISSGDRLVDLVREGVDCAVRAGKLHDSSLVARHLASMPQVICASPEYLQRHGSPLSPDDLMSHQCVNFFSSSRGTNYPIELIVNGKKQSYQPKGWVTVNDSENYVICALRGGGLVQLPRYHVANALEEGRLVAVLSGWQSPAMSLSALYPQHRQLSPRVRVFVDWLISLYKGHFPEENP; this is encoded by the coding sequence ATGGATAAATTTGACACGTTGCTGCTCTTCACTCGTATCGTGGAACTGGAAAGCTTTAGCCTCGCGGCGGATCAGTTGGGGGTACCCAGAGCGACAGCGAGCAATGCGATAAAAGCGCTGGAAAAAAGCCTGGAGTGCCGGTTACTGGAACGAACCACCCGCCATGTCAGAACGTCTCTGGACGGAAAAGCGTTTTATGAGCGCTGCGTGCATATCCTCTCAGAACTGGACGATGCCGAGTCTTCTCTTCGTCATACATTAGTACGGCCGCGGGGTATTTTGCGTGTTGAACTGCAGGGTGCCCACGCGACGCGAATTGTATTGCCGAGAATTGATGAGTTCCATCACCACTACCCGGATATTGAACTGGTTATCAGTAGTGGAGATCGACTGGTAGACCTGGTTCGTGAAGGCGTTGATTGTGCCGTTCGCGCTGGCAAACTGCATGATTCATCACTGGTCGCACGCCATTTAGCCTCCATGCCACAAGTCATCTGTGCCAGTCCGGAGTATCTGCAGCGACACGGCAGTCCGCTTTCACCAGACGATCTGATGTCGCATCAGTGTGTGAATTTTTTCTCTTCCAGCAGGGGGACAAATTATCCGATTGAACTCATTGTTAATGGCAAAAAGCAGAGTTATCAACCCAAAGGGTGGGTGACGGTGAATGATTCGGAAAACTATGTCATTTGTGCGCTTCGCGGCGGAGGGTTGGTACAACTGCCTCGCTATCACGTTGCGAATGCGCTGGAAGAGGGGCGTCTGGTAGCAGTGCTGAGTGGCTGGCAAAGCCCGGCAATGTCACTTTCGGCTCTCTATCCGCAACACCGGCAGTTATCACCTCGTGTCCGGGTGTTTGTCGACTGGTTGATTTCCCTTTATAAAGGGCATTTTCCTGAAGAGAACCCATAA
- a CDS encoding DsbA family oxidoreductase, with protein sequence MSVLINITSDFTCPWCYIGTMRLLRVIDSLSTTCNITLRWSPYEMNPAITLAGEDRKIRRSLIFGSWRRAQELDASSLAAGLPDGVVFNYEKILRIPNTFSAHRLSWLACKEGRQREIVSSLFRLYFVGGEDIGQSSVLATIAESAGIGRKRALDFLASDVGSNDVRREEQDSGVQGIRGIPYFDISGVTFSGAQSLETLRHAVITANDMSGIYLTPGKSGGYIV encoded by the coding sequence ATGTCTGTCTTAATCAATATCACGTCAGATTTCACTTGTCCGTGGTGCTATATCGGTACGATGCGATTATTGCGGGTAATTGACAGCTTATCGACCACATGCAATATCACCCTTCGCTGGTCGCCTTATGAAATGAATCCTGCAATTACCTTGGCAGGTGAAGATCGTAAAATTCGGCGCTCGCTTATTTTTGGTAGCTGGCGACGCGCACAGGAACTTGATGCCAGTTCACTTGCCGCAGGTTTACCCGATGGCGTGGTATTTAATTATGAAAAAATTCTTCGTATTCCGAATACTTTTTCAGCTCACCGACTTTCCTGGCTGGCGTGTAAAGAAGGACGTCAGCGCGAGATCGTAAGCTCGCTTTTTCGTCTGTATTTTGTCGGTGGTGAGGATATTGGTCAGTCATCCGTTCTGGCAACTATTGCAGAGAGTGCGGGCATTGGCAGAAAGAGAGCACTGGATTTTTTAGCCAGTGATGTCGGAAGTAATGACGTCAGGCGAGAGGAGCAGGATAGCGGTGTACAAGGTATTCGCGGTATTCCTTATTTTGATATTTCAGGGGTAACCTTTTCAGGGGCTCAGTCGCTGGAGACGCTGCGTCATGCTGTTATTACTGCTAACGATATGTCGGGTATTTATTTAACACCCGGTAAATCGGGTGGCTATATAGTGTAA
- a CDS encoding alkene reductase — protein sequence MKSLFDSVSIGDIDLPNRIIMAPLTRCRAVGEGRVPNKMMAEYYVQRASAGLIISEATSISPQGVGYPNTPGIWSEEQVIGWQYITEKVHQAGGRIVLQLWHVGRVSDPIYLKGDLPVGPSALPAKGHVSLVRPMREYIAPRALETAEIPGIVDDYVNAAKNAKLAGFDGVEIHAANGYLLDQFLQLSANERTDQYGGSLENRARLLLNVVDAVISVWGERRVGVHLSPNGEDYIVPDEDQETIFTYVAQELDKRRVAFIVTRNSLGEKNMGSLIRRYYHGFFISNERFDFDSASSAVAAEQSDAVAFGKLMIANPDLVARFRSNHPLNIPMPETFMTFGSEGYIDYQCMR from the coding sequence ATGAAATCGTTATTCGATTCTGTCAGTATCGGGGATATTGACTTGCCCAATCGTATTATTATGGCACCACTCACGCGTTGCAGGGCGGTGGGTGAAGGAAGAGTGCCGAATAAAATGATGGCCGAGTATTATGTGCAACGAGCATCTGCTGGCCTTATTATTTCTGAGGCAACGTCAATATCACCCCAAGGGGTCGGATATCCAAATACACCAGGGATATGGTCTGAAGAGCAAGTCATCGGATGGCAATACATTACTGAAAAGGTACATCAGGCGGGTGGGCGTATTGTATTGCAGTTATGGCACGTAGGGCGGGTTTCCGATCCTATCTATCTGAAGGGGGATTTACCTGTAGGGCCAAGCGCGTTACCTGCGAAAGGGCATGTGAGCCTCGTTCGCCCAATGAGAGAATATATTGCACCGCGGGCACTGGAAACCGCTGAAATTCCAGGCATTGTTGATGATTATGTCAATGCCGCCAAGAACGCGAAACTCGCCGGGTTTGATGGTGTGGAGATTCATGCAGCCAATGGTTATCTGTTAGACCAGTTCTTGCAATTGAGTGCGAATGAAAGAACAGACCAATATGGTGGGAGTTTAGAGAATAGAGCACGGTTATTACTAAACGTAGTGGATGCAGTGATTAGCGTATGGGGGGAAAGACGTGTTGGCGTCCACTTATCGCCAAATGGTGAAGATTATATTGTTCCGGATGAAGATCAGGAGACAATTTTTACTTACGTTGCACAAGAGTTAGACAAACGGAGAGTGGCATTTATCGTTACACGTAATTCTCTTGGGGAAAAAAACATGGGAAGCCTTATCCGCCGGTACTACCATGGCTTTTTTATCTCTAATGAACGCTTCGATTTTGATTCTGCCTCTTCGGCTGTTGCGGCCGAGCAATCTGATGCCGTTGCCTTCGGTAAATTAATGATCGCTAATCCCGATCTTGTTGCACGTTTCAGGTCTAATCATCCTTTGAATATCCCGATGCCCGAAACCTTTATGACATTCGGGTCTGAAGGTTATATTGATTATCAATGCATGAGATGA
- the lpxC gene encoding UDP-3-O-acyl-N-acetylglucosamine deacetylase: MMRQKTIQKAVQMCGVGLHSGRKVNMRLLPADSNTGIVFRRVDLSPVVDIPLCAKRVNDTVLATSIFNADGIRVSTVEHLLSAISGLGIDNLVIEIDAPEIPIVDGSANPFTFMLLSCAGLVKQKAAKKIFKIKEMVRVTDGDKWAMLEPANYLSLDFSIDFQHPIIVSSDQRFSITLTPETYVSELSRARTFGFIKDIEYLQKKGLCLGASLDNAIGLDEYRVVNEEGLRYRNEFVRHKILDAIGDLFVCGHSILGAFTAYKSGHALNNKLINTVLERSTAWELMTFEDENLNPNFSTPLLV; the protein is encoded by the coding sequence ATGATGAGACAAAAAACCATTCAAAAAGCGGTGCAAATGTGCGGTGTTGGTCTACATAGTGGCAGAAAAGTCAATATGAGATTGTTGCCAGCGGATTCAAATACAGGAATAGTTTTTCGTCGGGTGGATCTTTCACCTGTTGTTGATATTCCTTTATGTGCGAAACGAGTAAATGATACCGTTCTGGCGACCAGCATTTTTAATGCTGATGGGATACGTGTTTCAACCGTTGAGCATTTGTTGTCTGCTATTTCGGGGCTAGGGATAGATAATTTAGTTATAGAAATTGATGCACCAGAGATCCCAATCGTTGATGGTAGCGCTAACCCTTTTACTTTTATGCTTCTCAGTTGTGCCGGTTTGGTAAAGCAAAAGGCTGCAAAAAAAATTTTTAAAATTAAAGAGATGGTACGCGTTACTGACGGTGATAAGTGGGCAATGCTGGAGCCTGCTAATTATTTAAGCCTCGATTTCTCAATAGATTTTCAACATCCAATCATAGTATCAAGCGATCAGCGATTTTCAATAACGCTCACCCCAGAGACCTATGTTTCTGAGTTATCCAGAGCCCGAACCTTTGGATTTATAAAGGATATTGAGTATTTACAAAAGAAGGGACTGTGTCTCGGCGCTAGTCTGGATAACGCAATAGGGTTGGATGAGTATCGGGTAGTGAACGAAGAAGGGCTTCGCTATAGAAATGAGTTTGTCCGACATAAAATTCTTGATGCAATAGGTGATTTGTTTGTTTGTGGGCATAGCATTTTGGGAGCATTCACTGCGTATAAATCTGGTCATGCGTTGAATAATAAGTTAATTAATACGGTGCTTGAGCGGTCAACTGCATGGGAGTTAATGACGTTTGAAGATGAGAATCTAAACCCAAATTTTTCTACACCGTTGTTGGTTTGA
- a CDS encoding DUF1120 domain-containing protein, protein MKKQLAKITVLSSLIFGINAANAEAPTAELKVIGTLTVPSCIISPPDEGVYDFGNLSSSLVKSGTATTALSPMTKTWTISCDAETYLNFTPVDNRTASSSVAGTTNFGMGNVNGTGKIGYYTAQMKNGTVDGKTSSVFSSATSTFAVASTAALTTGLRTGWSSAANTQSTGKVFTADITVSPILAGTTTMGGPITEDAEIDGSMTMNFAFGI, encoded by the coding sequence ATGAAAAAGCAACTGGCTAAAATTACTGTACTGTCTTCTTTGATTTTTGGCATTAATGCTGCCAATGCAGAAGCCCCTACTGCAGAATTAAAAGTCATCGGTACTTTAACTGTGCCAAGCTGCATTATTTCTCCTCCGGATGAGGGGGTTTATGACTTTGGGAACTTGTCTTCATCTTTAGTTAAATCAGGGACTGCGACAACTGCGCTGTCACCAATGACTAAAACCTGGACAATCAGCTGTGATGCGGAAACTTACTTGAACTTTACACCTGTTGATAACCGCACTGCATCTTCCAGTGTTGCGGGAACAACTAACTTTGGTATGGGTAACGTGAATGGTACCGGCAAAATCGGTTACTACACAGCACAGATGAAGAATGGCACTGTTGATGGTAAAACATCCAGCGTGTTCTCTTCCGCGACCTCAACCTTTGCTGTGGCATCAACTGCTGCTCTGACAACAGGGCTGCGTACTGGTTGGTCATCTGCTGCTAACACCCAGAGCACGGGTAAAGTGTTTACTGCTGATATTACTGTTAGCCCGATTTTGGCTGGCACAACGACGATGGGTGGCCCGATCACTGAAGATGCAGAAATCGACGGTTCAATGACGATGAACTTTGCATTTGGTATCTAA
- a CDS encoding DUF1120 domain-containing protein, with the protein MVMKSLMIKSAILSSLLFGVAVHAAAPTAQLKVKGKIGIPTCTINAPDGGIYNIGEISSSKVKTGTAVTVLTPIKKTWTVTCDSLTYLSLTATDNRKASVSDTTGIHNFGLGFVNGSGKLGFYKTTMSNATVDGVSSLLYFIDANNVLQGGHTLETLTNNFRFGWSESATTAKAGKVFSADFTITPTLAGSTTMGGAITENINIDGSTTMNFAFGI; encoded by the coding sequence ATCGTTATGAAAAGTTTGATGATAAAATCTGCCATATTGTCTTCTTTGTTATTCGGTGTTGCTGTTCATGCAGCAGCGCCCACTGCTCAATTGAAGGTTAAAGGGAAGATCGGAATTCCAACTTGTACCATCAATGCACCAGATGGCGGTATTTATAATATTGGTGAGATTTCATCAAGCAAGGTAAAAACTGGCACAGCCGTAACCGTGTTGACACCCATCAAGAAAACTTGGACAGTGACTTGTGATAGCTTGACTTACCTGAGTTTAACTGCGACGGATAATCGCAAGGCTTCTGTCAGTGATACTACTGGCATTCATAATTTCGGCTTAGGTTTTGTCAACGGCAGTGGCAAATTGGGTTTTTATAAAACGACGATGAGCAATGCTACCGTCGATGGGGTGAGCAGTTTATTGTATTTCATTGATGCAAATAACGTATTACAAGGTGGGCATACGTTGGAGACATTAACCAATAACTTCCGCTTTGGCTGGTCTGAAAGTGCTACCACGGCGAAAGCAGGTAAAGTATTTAGTGCCGACTTTACGATAACCCCGACATTAGCAGGTTCAACCACGATGGGGGGGGCTATCACTGAAAATATCAATATTGATGGTTCTACAACCATGAATTTTGCTTTTGGTATTTAG
- a CDS encoding alpha/beta hydrolase family protein, which translates to MKFLFEDESFSFETLRTAGFANYGGAELGEVIVTAQAIPEGDEDAWLTQWEATAERVARIGETSLAAGHRVSAREAFFRASNYYRTAEFFRREFPQRDSNVARLSQRSTQTFIQAAQLLETPFERVEIPYEGTILEGYLFLADASGGSRPTIIYNNGFDSTQEESWFAIGAAAVRRGYNVLAFDGPGQGAALRNNNLVFRHDWENVISPVIDFALTRKEVAPDKISLFGYSLGGYLVARAAAFDHRPAAIILNDGILDFHAAFERMLPPFVLSWIHEQKDDQANTVLQLLMNNKTDARWAIRNGLWTFGASTPAEFVRMTRQYTLEGIVERINAATLVLDAENDQFLKGQPKAVHAVLTSPKQLVTLTSAEGAGEHCHMGAMYRVHQVIFDWLDESLAHSRQ; encoded by the coding sequence ATGAAATTTTTATTTGAGGATGAATCATTTTCTTTTGAAACCTTGCGCACTGCTGGTTTTGCTAATTATGGTGGCGCTGAACTTGGTGAGGTGATTGTTACCGCACAGGCTATTCCCGAAGGTGATGAGGACGCCTGGCTTACCCAGTGGGAAGCCACTGCCGAACGCGTTGCCAGAATAGGAGAGACATCACTTGCTGCCGGGCATCGTGTCAGCGCACGTGAAGCCTTTTTCCGGGCATCCAATTACTACAGAACGGCGGAGTTTTTCCGGCGTGAGTTTCCGCAGAGAGACAGTAATGTCGCCAGATTGTCCCAACGTTCGACGCAGACTTTTATTCAGGCTGCGCAGTTGCTTGAGACGCCGTTTGAAAGGGTGGAAATTCCTTATGAAGGGACAATCCTTGAGGGATATCTGTTTCTTGCCGATGCCTCGGGTGGATCCAGACCCACAATTATTTATAACAACGGATTCGATTCAACCCAGGAAGAGTCCTGGTTCGCGATTGGTGCGGCCGCGGTACGCCGCGGTTATAACGTACTGGCGTTTGACGGCCCTGGACAGGGGGCTGCATTGCGGAACAATAACCTTGTTTTTCGCCATGACTGGGAGAATGTGATCAGTCCTGTGATTGACTTTGCACTGACGCGAAAAGAGGTCGCGCCGGATAAGATTTCCCTGTTTGGCTATAGTCTTGGCGGTTATCTTGTCGCGCGTGCTGCTGCGTTCGATCATCGTCCTGCTGCCATCATTCTCAACGATGGCATCCTTGATTTTCATGCCGCATTCGAACGGATGTTGCCGCCGTTTGTTCTGTCATGGATCCATGAGCAGAAGGATGACCAGGCTAATACCGTGTTGCAGCTGCTAATGAATAATAAAACCGATGCCCGATGGGCAATTCGCAACGGTTTATGGACCTTTGGTGCCAGTACCCCAGCCGAGTTTGTTCGTATGACCCGGCAATACACCCTGGAAGGAATTGTTGAGCGGATTAACGCGGCGACACTTGTTCTTGACGCTGAAAATGATCAATTCCTTAAAGGACAACCTAAAGCCGTGCATGCTGTACTGACCTCGCCGAAACAGCTGGTGACGTTAACCTCGGCTGAAGGTGCGGGTGAGCATTGCCATATGGGGGCGATGTATCGTGTTCATCAGGTTATTTTTGACTGGCTCGATGAGTCACTGGCGCATTCCCGCCAGTGA
- a CDS encoding LysR family transcriptional regulator: MDTFAALKAFVMVVESGGFSSASRRMGVAASSITRQVDALENSLGTLLLNRSTRNVTLTHSGESYFEHATRILADLENANIDVSEISGPPRGLLRISLPVAFARLHIAPILPAFSRRYPDIQLDLTMTDSIVDLVEQRLDMTIRLGVVESPGVIARKLAPHKRLICAAPDYLGEHGVPQSPAELASHNCLTFAYGSGINRWSFAGPSTETICVSGNLRANNSEVIREAAIGGMGLALMPSWLVGSDIESGRLRVLLPEWEANPGGADGAISAVFLPNRRTSKKVRAFVDFLSERFGSPPLLGPH; encoded by the coding sequence ATGGATACGTTTGCTGCGTTAAAAGCGTTTGTTATGGTCGTGGAGTCTGGGGGATTCTCATCTGCCAGCCGCAGAATGGGAGTCGCAGCATCGTCGATTACCCGGCAGGTCGACGCGCTGGAAAATAGCCTCGGAACACTGCTGCTAAATCGCTCTACTCGTAATGTGACCCTGACCCATTCCGGGGAAAGCTACTTTGAACATGCCACACGGATCCTTGCCGATCTGGAAAATGCCAATATCGATGTAAGCGAAATATCTGGACCACCGCGTGGCCTGCTGCGGATTAGCCTGCCCGTTGCCTTCGCGAGACTGCATATAGCTCCCATTTTACCCGCCTTCTCGCGACGCTATCCCGATATCCAGCTCGATCTCACGATGACAGACAGTATTGTTGATCTGGTTGAACAGCGTCTGGATATGACGATCCGTCTTGGCGTTGTTGAATCTCCCGGGGTGATAGCCCGTAAACTCGCACCGCATAAGCGACTGATCTGTGCCGCCCCAGATTACCTTGGCGAGCATGGCGTCCCCCAATCCCCGGCAGAATTGGCCTCTCACAACTGCCTGACATTTGCCTATGGATCGGGCATCAATCGCTGGTCTTTTGCTGGCCCGTCAACAGAAACAATATGCGTTAGCGGCAACCTGCGTGCGAATAACTCAGAAGTTATTCGTGAAGCGGCTATCGGTGGTATGGGACTGGCATTGATGCCAAGCTGGCTGGTCGGTTCAGATATTGAGTCCGGCCGTCTTCGCGTGCTGTTACCGGAGTGGGAAGCCAATCCGGGCGGAGCCGATGGGGCAATTTCGGCGGTCTTTCTTCCTAATCGCCGGACATCAAAAAAAGTCCGCGCTTTCGTGGATTTTCTCAGTGAACGATTTGGTTCCCCCCCCCTATTGGGACCGCACTGA
- a CDS encoding DUF1120 domain-containing protein, translating to MKTHIFKLTILTSLILSVGVQAAPPSAELKVKGKMGVPSCTVVAPEGGIYDLGKISAMNIKSGTATTVLPTVTKTWTINCDATTYLSYTSIDNRLASVSDTSTTRNHGLGNINGAGKIGFYTATLSNSRVDGNSTSMYYRTSTGTATAGTSLYLVDSYYYGFSNASAVATSGKSFSADITITPTLAGTTTMNGPVTEDANIDGSVTMNFSFGI from the coding sequence ATGAAAACACATATTTTTAAATTAACTATCCTTACCTCATTAATTCTATCTGTCGGAGTGCAGGCGGCACCGCCTTCCGCAGAATTAAAAGTTAAAGGAAAAATGGGTGTTCCTAGCTGTACGGTAGTTGCACCAGAGGGTGGTATTTACGATTTAGGCAAGATTTCAGCGATGAATATCAAGTCGGGTACTGCCACAACAGTATTACCCACAGTGACAAAAACCTGGACTATCAATTGTGATGCAACAACGTATTTAAGTTATACCAGTATTGATAACCGCTTGGCATCTGTCAGTGATACGTCAACAACCCGAAATCATGGGCTGGGTAATATTAATGGGGCGGGTAAAATCGGTTTTTATACTGCGACATTAAGTAATTCACGTGTTGATGGTAACAGTACTTCAATGTATTACAGAACAAGCACAGGGACTGCGACAGCAGGTACTAGTCTCTATTTAGTTGATAGTTATTATTATGGTTTTTCTAACGCCTCTGCTGTTGCAACGTCGGGAAAATCGTTTAGTGCAGATATTACCATTACGCCAACATTGGCGGGGACTACTACTATGAATGGCCCAGTCACTGAAGATGCAAATATCGATGGCTCAGTCACTATGAACTTCTCATTTGGTATTTAA
- a CDS encoding SDR family oxidoreductase, producing the protein MNKINKTALVTGASRGIGRAIAERLAQDGFTVIINYAGNASAAQQAVQDIASKGGNAVAIQADVASEADVSRLFNEAKAVTGRLDVVVHSAGIMPMTKITPAGIADFDRVIHTNLRGAFLVLAHAAETVDEGGRIVALSTSVIAKSFPAYGPYIASKAGVEGLVPVLANELRGRNITVNAVAPGPTGTELFFSGKSEEQISAIAKLAPLERIGTPEEIASAVASLVGPDGRWINAQVIRVNGGFA; encoded by the coding sequence ATGAACAAAATAAACAAAACAGCCCTGGTTACCGGCGCATCCCGTGGTATCGGCCGCGCCATTGCTGAACGTCTGGCTCAGGATGGTTTCACCGTCATCATTAACTATGCAGGTAACGCCAGTGCCGCACAGCAGGCCGTGCAGGATATCGCGTCAAAAGGCGGTAATGCCGTTGCCATACAGGCTGATGTCGCCAGCGAAGCCGATGTCAGTCGTTTGTTCAACGAAGCCAAAGCAGTCACTGGTCGCCTGGATGTGGTGGTACACAGTGCCGGGATTATGCCGATGACCAAAATCACCCCGGCCGGGATCGCCGACTTCGACCGCGTTATCCACACCAATCTGCGCGGTGCCTTCCTGGTACTGGCTCACGCGGCGGAAACTGTCGACGAAGGCGGACGTATTGTCGCCCTGTCCACCAGCGTGATTGCAAAATCCTTCCCGGCTTACGGCCCCTATATTGCGTCCAAGGCGGGTGTCGAAGGGCTGGTACCGGTGCTGGCGAACGAACTGCGCGGCCGCAATATCACCGTCAATGCTGTCGCCCCGGGACCTACCGGTACCGAGCTGTTTTTCAGTGGCAAGAGCGAAGAGCAAATCAGCGCCATCGCAAAACTGGCACCGCTGGAACGCATCGGCACCCCAGAAGAGATTGCCAGTGCAGTTGCCTCTCTGGTCGGGCCGGATGGTCGCTGGATCAACGCTCAGGTCATTCGGGTTAACGGCGGCTTCGCGTAA
- a CDS encoding tyrosine-type recombinase/integrase: protein MSFNDSKIRNLKSSVKPFKVSDSHGLYLLVNPGGSRLWYLKYRINRKESRLSLGAYPDVSLADARQQRDGIRKLLVQNINPAQQRSAERATALPEETFKSVALSWHKSNRAWSENHAVRLLASMNNHIFPIIGHLPVSELKPRHFIDLLKGIEKKGLLEVAARSRQHMCNIMRHAVHQELIDNNPAANLDGIIAPPVKRHYPALPLERLSELLTRIEDYQQGRELTRLAVSLTLHLFIRSSELRFARWSEIDFRNKIWTIPATREAIPGVRYSGRGAKMRTPHIVPLSSQSITILKQIREISGHQDLIFPGDHNPYKPMCENTVNKALRLMGYDTKDEICGHGFRAMACSALMESGLWSQDAVERQMSHQERNSVRAAYIHKAEYLDARKAMMQWWSDYLETCKGSYVPPYILSENIRHKAIQV, encoded by the coding sequence ATGTCTTTTAACGACTCAAAAATCCGCAACTTAAAATCATCCGTAAAACCCTTCAAAGTTTCCGATTCTCACGGTCTGTACCTTTTAGTTAATCCTGGCGGTTCACGTCTCTGGTATCTCAAATATCGTATCAATAGGAAAGAATCCCGCCTCAGCTTAGGAGCCTATCCTGATGTCTCTCTGGCTGATGCTCGTCAACAGCGTGACGGTATCCGTAAGCTACTGGTGCAGAATATCAACCCAGCACAACAACGCTCCGCTGAAAGAGCCACTGCGTTACCAGAAGAAACCTTCAAGTCTGTTGCACTGAGCTGGCATAAAAGCAACAGAGCATGGTCTGAGAATCATGCCGTCCGTCTGCTCGCCAGCATGAATAACCATATTTTTCCGATCATTGGGCATCTACCTGTCTCTGAACTAAAACCCCGTCATTTTATCGACCTGCTGAAAGGGATTGAGAAAAAAGGCCTACTGGAAGTAGCGGCACGTTCCCGGCAGCATATGTGCAACATCATGCGCCATGCCGTGCATCAGGAGTTGATAGATAACAATCCGGCGGCAAATCTGGACGGTATCATCGCCCCTCCGGTTAAACGCCACTACCCTGCCCTTCCGCTGGAGCGACTATCGGAGCTGTTGACTCGCATCGAGGACTATCAGCAAGGACGAGAATTAACCCGCCTGGCAGTATCACTCACCCTTCATCTGTTCATCCGTTCCAGCGAACTTCGTTTTGCCCGTTGGTCTGAGATCGATTTCAGAAACAAGATCTGGACCATCCCTGCCACCCGCGAAGCTATCCCCGGAGTCCGCTATTCAGGGCGTGGTGCGAAAATGCGCACACCACATATCGTTCCCCTCTCCAGCCAGTCCATCACTATTCTGAAACAGATACGGGAAATATCCGGGCATCAGGATCTGATATTTCCCGGTGATCATAATCCGTATAAGCCGATGTGCGAAAACACGGTCAACAAGGCACTGCGGCTGATGGGTTATGACACGAAAGATGAAATTTGTGGTCACGGATTTCGGGCAATGGCCTGTAGTGCGCTGATGGAATCTGGCCTGTGGTCACAGGATGCCGTTGAGCGTCAAATGAGCCATCAGGAGCGCAATAGCGTGAGAGCCGCTTACATCCATAAAGCGGAATATCTCGATGCCCGAAAAGCGATGATGCAGTGGTGGTCGGATTATCTGGAGACGTGCAAGGGATCGTATGTGCCACCTTATATCCTGAGTGAAAATATCAGACACAAGGCCATCCAAGTCTGA
- the mtfA gene encoding DgsA anti-repressor MtfA, whose protein sequence is MIKWLWKANQPQAEMLAQWREALNIPLLAPLNKEEQQRLVSVASHLLQQKRLVPLQGLVLTPLMQARLTLLFALPVMELGAKWLDGFHEVLIYPSPFVVDDDWQDDAGLVHSGQTVQSGQSWEQGPIVLNWQDIQDSFDLSGFNLVIHEAAHKLDMRNGGNSNGVPPIAMRDVAAWEYNLHQAMDNIQDEIDMVGVDAASMDAYAASDPAECFAVLSEYFFSAPELLENRFPAVYQNFCAFYRQDPLARLKRWENDNQNAESPHPLNE, encoded by the coding sequence ATGATTAAGTGGCTGTGGAAAGCAAATCAACCGCAAGCGGAGATGCTTGCACAGTGGCGTGAAGCGCTGAATATTCCCCTATTAGCACCTTTAAATAAGGAGGAGCAGCAGCGGCTTGTTTCTGTCGCAAGTCATTTGTTGCAACAAAAGCGCCTGGTACCGCTGCAAGGGCTGGTATTAACGCCGTTGATGCAGGCCCGCCTGACACTCTTGTTCGCACTGCCAGTGATGGAGTTGGGTGCGAAATGGTTAGATGGTTTTCATGAAGTGCTTATTTATCCGTCCCCTTTTGTGGTTGACGACGACTGGCAAGATGATGCGGGCCTAGTCCACTCGGGGCAAACGGTGCAATCCGGTCAGAGTTGGGAACAAGGGCCAATTGTTTTGAATTGGCAAGATATCCAGGATTCATTTGATTTATCAGGCTTTAATCTGGTTATCCATGAGGCGGCCCACAAGCTGGATATGCGCAACGGCGGTAATTCAAACGGTGTGCCACCAATTGCTATGCGTGATGTTGCAGCATGGGAGTATAACCTGCATCAGGCGATGGATAATATTCAAGATGAGATAGACATGGTGGGTGTTGATGCCGCGAGTATGGATGCATATGCCGCCAGTGACCCCGCAGAATGTTTTGCTGTGTTATCAGAGTATTTTTTCAGCGCGCCGGAACTGTTGGAAAACCGTTTCCCGGCGGTTTATCAAAATTTCTGCGCTTTTTATCGCCAAGATCCATTAGCCAGACTAAAACGTTGGGAAAATGATAATCAAAACGCCGAAAGCCCACATCCTCTGAATGAGTGA